GGGCCCGCGCCCACGACCACCACCTCATAGGAATCCGCCATGCCTGTTCCCGGTTTGCGCTGCCGCGCTGCACGACAGTGTGCCGCACGAAAACGAGGAATGCAGGTTCGAGAGCAGTGTTCGCGCTAATTCACGCTAGCCAGGTTCACCCCCTGCGACGCCTCCTGCTGCGCCCGCATCCGCTTCTGCTCGAGATGATTGAGATATGTCTCAGCCGCCGCCCGCGTCTTCTGATCCGCCGAGGCCGATCGGAACGCACGCTCCGCTTCCTCGAAGCGGTTGGCGCCGAGCTGCGCGATTCCCACCAGGAGCTCGATGGAACCGCGCTGCTCGTCCGGCGCTTTCGCGAGCGCCTTTGCCAAGGCTTCGCGTGCCAGCTCGAAGCGGTCGCGCTGGAGATGGAGCTGACCGAGCAGCAGCAGGCTCTGCCCGCTCGGCAGCAGGTCTCCAGCCTTGGCCAGCGGTGCCAGGGCGCGATCGGTCTCGCGCGCGGCGATCAGGCAGTTGGCGAGCAGCTCGTAGGCCTCGCCGTCGCCGTGGACGACGCCGGCCGTCATCCCTTCCTCCATCGTCTGCGCGCAGCGGTAGGGAAGGTCGTGCGCGAAGAAGAAGCGCGCAAGCTGGCGATATTCGCGGTCCTCGTCGAGCAGGCGCGCGGTGTGGGCCAGGCCCATCGTGGCCACCGCGTCGCCGCCGCGCCCGAGCGTGTTCTCGATGGTGGCAAGCTGAATCCAGTAGCGCTTGGTCTGCGGTGACAGCGCCACCAGGCGCTCGAGCGTGGCCGCGACGCCGGCGTAGTCCTGGAGCTCGAACTGGATCGCCGCCATCAGCTGCAGCCAGCTCTCGCGCGGCTGGCCCATTCTGCCGATGGCCTCCTGCGCCGGCACGCGCGCCTCAGCGTACTTCTCCTGCTGCACGAGGATCATCGCCTTGAGGAAGTAGGCTTCCGGCTTGGGATCCTCCGCAGCCGCGAACCAGCGGTCGATCAGCTCGAGTGCCTGCGCGTACTGGCCACTCTGCGTGTGGATCTGAGCCAGCGAGTACATCAGTCCCTGCCGCGCCGCCGGATCGAGCGCGTCCTGCGCCAGCGACTTCTCGAACTCCTGCGCGGCCGCCTCCGTAGTGCCCTTGGAGAGCAGGATGTAGCCGCGGAAGCGATGGATCTGCGCGATGTCCGCCGGCTCGAGCTTTCGAACCCTGGCCAGGTCGTCGACGATGCGCAGTGCGTCGTCGAGCTTGTTGTCCTCCATGGAGGAGTTGGCGCGGAGCAGACGTTCGGCGATGGCAGGTGTGACCGTGACCGAAGCGCCTGTCTGGCTCTGGGAAGCGTGTGCAGGCGCCGCGAGCAGCGCCACAGCAAGAAGCAACGCAGCGCCGCGCCGCGCGAGTGCGCGGCGGCAAGGAAGGGGATGTCCGGCGGCGCTGTCTCGCCGCCCGCTGCGAAGATCGCGCCTGGCGCCAACTGCTTTCATGGGTTGTCCGTGGTCACGCGTCCAGCTTGAACCGCAGCACGACCTCGATGCCCGGCGTTTCCACCGTCTGTCCCGATCGCATCTGCGGCTCGTATTTCCATTTGGCAACGGCCGCGGCGGCCGCGCGTTCGAAGATCGAGTTGCTCGACTTGACGACGGCGACGTCTTTGACGGAGCCCGCCGTCGAGATGGTGAAGCGAAGCTGCACCCAGCCTTCGAGGCCGCGCCGCGCCGCCTGCGGGGGATACTGCGGCTCTACGCGCACCAGCGGCAGCGCGCCGCGATCGCTCATGCCGCCGCCGAAGGCGAGGCCGCCGGGAATGCCTCGGCCGTCGCCGCCGCCACCGCCGGCAGATCCGAACTCGGCCCCGATGCCGGCGGCTATCGCCCGGACGTCAAGGCCCAGGTCGACGCCCTTCTGCTCGGCCACCGCCATCGTCGGCACGACCGGCACCTGCTCGGGCTTTGCGCGCTGAGGCTTCTCGCGCTTCTTCTCTTCGACCTCGACTTCGCGGCGCAGCCGTACGAACTCGACCTTGGCGAGATGCACGGTCTCGGCCGCCTCGGTGCGCGTCCTGGTCATGCGGCCGAGAAAGCCGAACATGCTCGCGGTCAGGAACGTGGCCAGCACGAACGCAACGGGGAAGCGGAGCATCGACATCCCCTACTTCGACTCGGGCCCGGAGGCGCCGATGGCGACCTTCTTGACGCCGCCGAGCTTCACCTCGTCCATCACCTGCGCGAGCAGGCCTGCCCTGGCACTCTTGTCGGCGATCACGATCACCGAGTCCTCGGGACGTTCCAGGTGCAGTCGCTCGATGGTCGGACGGATCTCGCGCATGTCGACCTGGCGGCGATCCATCCAGATCTCACCGTTGGGCCGGATGGCAACCAGGATGTTGCCCGACTCCTCGTGCACGGCCGTCTGCGCTTGCGGGCGCGACACGGTGACGCCCGCCTCGCGCACGAACGAGGTCGTGATGATGAAGAAGATCAGGAGGTTCAGGACGAAGTCGAGCATCGGCGCCAGGTCGATGCCGTGCTCCTCGCCCTCGTGCGACGCATGTCTGCGACCGAGCATCGCCGCCTACCTCGAGGATGTCCCGACCGAGACGTTCTGCACGCCGCCCAGCCGCACCTGATCGATCACCTGCACGAGCAGCCCGGTCTCGGTGTTCTGTTCGGCCGTGACCATGACGCCCCAGTCCGGTTTCTGCGCGTGCAGGCGGTCGACGTTGGCGCGCACGGCGCGCACGTCCACCACGCGGTTGTCCACGAGGATCTCGCCGCTCTGCTTGACCACGACCGAAATGCTGCCCGTGCTCTTCTCGGCGCC
This is a stretch of genomic DNA from Candidatus Limnocylindrales bacterium. It encodes these proteins:
- a CDS encoding tetratricopeptide repeat protein, whose amino-acid sequence is MKAVGARRDLRSGRRDSAAGHPLPCRRALARRGAALLLAVALLAAPAHASQSQTGASVTVTPAIAERLLRANSSMEDNKLDDALRIVDDLARVRKLEPADIAQIHRFRGYILLSKGTTEAAAQEFEKSLAQDALDPAARQGLMYSLAQIHTQSGQYAQALELIDRWFAAAEDPKPEAYFLKAMILVQQEKYAEARVPAQEAIGRMGQPRESWLQLMAAIQFELQDYAGVAATLERLVALSPQTKRYWIQLATIENTLGRGGDAVATMGLAHTARLLDEDREYRQLARFFFAHDLPYRCAQTMEEGMTAGVVHGDGEAYELLANCLIAARETDRALAPLAKAGDLLPSGQSLLLLGQLHLQRDRFELAREALAKALAKAPDEQRGSIELLVGIAQLGANRFEEAERAFRSASADQKTRAAAETYLNHLEQKRMRAQQEASQGVNLASVN
- a CDS encoding biopolymer transporter ExbD, whose amino-acid sequence is MRKTRRHSAAIEEGAGIDLAPMLDFVLNLLIFFIITAVFVKEVGIEVQRHGGGAAGSATAGAEKSTGSISVVVKQSGEILVDNRVVDVRAVRANVDRLHAQKPDWGVMVTAEQNTETGLLVQVIDQVRLGGVQNVSVGTSSR
- a CDS encoding energy transducer TonB — its product is MSMLRFPVAFVLATFLTASMFGFLGRMTRTRTEAAETVHLAKVEFVRLRREVEVEEKKREKPQRAKPEQVPVVPTMAVAEQKGVDLGLDVRAIAAGIGAEFGSAGGGGGDGRGIPGGLAFGGGMSDRGALPLVRVEPQYPPQAARRGLEGWVQLRFTISTAGSVKDVAVVKSSNSIFERAAAAAVAKWKYEPQMRSGQTVETPGIEVVLRFKLDA
- a CDS encoding biopolymer transporter ExbD is translated as MLGRRHASHEGEEHGIDLAPMLDFVLNLLIFFIITTSFVREAGVTVSRPQAQTAVHEESGNILVAIRPNGEIWMDRRQVDMREIRPTIERLHLERPEDSVIVIADKSARAGLLAQVMDEVKLGGVKKVAIGASGPESK